GGGGCTGGGCCGAGCCGGGCCGGGTCTGGCCAATGTCGCCCCAAGGGGAAGcgtactctttctctctctctctctctctcacgcgaGCGCTCCTTgcattttatttccttgctggGCTACTGGAACTTGGCACGGGCAAAACGGTGTTTGCAGAAGGGCGCACAAGCTTGCCACTCTACGCGTTCCACTgcgattcaattcaattcgatCATGCTTTCCACGCTCCGCTTCCACCGGTGGGCCACAGCCAATACCTTTCAGTACGGCGGTGCGGCCTGAAGTGTTCAGCAAACGAGagtgaaaaggaaaggaaacgttTAACGGAGGCCAAACCACCCactttctctccttcctcgGCTCACTTCGGTATGGTTGGAATGGTTGGAATGACATTCCGATAAGTAGTAAACCGTGCGAGAAGTAAGGAAATTCCGTACGCCATTATTGGACCAATCTTTCAGCTCCAACGTGCCCGGTGCTCGGTCGTCATTTGCTTCGTGTGCACCGCTGCTACTCGGTGTGAAGTGTTTGATAAGCTGTTCGCTCCAGACTACCGCTCATTTCTGCTCGATTTCGGCAAAGCACTTGAATTCAATTGGTACGGCTGCTGGCGGTGCCAATGGTGTGCGTTTGAATCGCTTTCCGGTTAGCAAAAATTACTTCTGTCAACGCGTGCGTGCTCCTTCGTTTTGAGCAAGCGATCATAAGCATTTTAACCGAAGTAGGCACAGCTGCTCTTACCCCTAGCACAACGGCAGACAAACCCAATTCGGACAGCTGCTTCGATTCCGTTTTCCAATGCATTTTCCCCCATTATGCTGCTCCCTTGTCACGAACACGTTTCAAGGATGACACCGAAGACCGAGGCAAATGTCTTCCAGCTAAATCGTCTAGGGTTATTTGCATACTACCGGTAGCTTATTCCGATTTTCCCTCATTTCACAAGGCCTGTTACCATGCTCTCGGTAAGGGTCGTGACAACAAACCATTAGCAGCAACTGTCCGCGTTCTCACCGCGTGCGCACCTGGTGAGCAAAGGGCTTGCCGTTCCTGGTACTCTTTCGTTGCTACTCGGTGCTCAATCAAAGTGCAATTGTTCCGATTTAATTATGATTCGCTAGAGCATACACTTACTGGCCATGTCGGCACTATGTGCTTACAACCGAGtgccgctacacacacacacgcatgtatCTGTGTGATATCCGCACAGTCCGCACGGTGCATAGTTTAGTTCCCCGTTTCACCCTCTCACACGCTCGCTTCACTCTTATCACACCGTGAGTTGATTGGCAGACCCTTTTATCTGACGGCAATAACGGGGCGACACTGCGTCAGcgcaatcggaatcggttaGTAATCCATTGTTGGATTTGAAAATCGATTCCTAACGACCGAAGCGCTGATTCTCGCATACTCGCACCACCTCTACCCGACGCATAAGCGCACTTGAAACCCCTCGTGCTCATCACAAGCATAATTTACGGGCAGAGCGAGCAGaattgttggtggtgattggttcgagcaaaaaaaaaacaatctccaATCCAAACACCCACACCAATGGGCGCCATGCTATTTGTTCGGCACATCAAACACACGGTTTATGATGGGCgatgatttgaaatttattttttctgccCCGTAAAGCGCCGACGATAATCCGATGAGCCGCTTATCTACAATCATCTCCCAAAGCAAACCCCCGAACACGGAGGACGCTTCTTTTTACGACCATACAATAGTTTGACCTCTCGTTTTGAAGGGGGGGAGAATGAAAATCAAACGCTTAACTCTTCACTTAAAGACCTATTTAAAGCCCACCCTCTgtgttatctttttttttttatttggttgctgttgctcgatcCGTTTCGATCCCGGGTTACATTCCGCGAAACAGGTCGCCCGATGACaaaggaaatcgaaatcaaatattcaacCCCAAAGTTTACGAGAACCAGGTTCTCACGTTCCCACATAAAATCGAATGGTGGCAGGTGTTTTTGTGGTACAGCAGCGCGCACCCTATCGCAAAGCGCCGCCGCGGGCCATGCAACCGATGGTCGTAACATTTTATTTACTCTGTTCTGCGGGGTGAACAAATCTCGCCAATCCACCATCCACGAACACCACGGAACGAACCATCCAACGAAACTCGTAAAACTCGCCAAACTCTTGGCTCATCAAATCCAGCTACAGCTACAATCCCACGCCCCGCAGAGAGTCCCCATCAAATGAAGCGTTTGATGAGTTGTGAAAATGATGGACACCCTTCCGGCACCCACGGggctccttcccttcccgccAACCGTttgcgatcgttcgttcggtagCTAGCCGTGATCCTATCGAACGAGGATAGAtgattgtttgccatttgcacCGGCACCAAGCCAAGAACCCATCTCATGGTGAACGAGCGTGACTGCAGGTCGATGGTACCGTTCGGGTCAGTCCCGGTTACCTTCATCATCCTGTTGCTCACTCAATTCGCTTCGTTGCATCGTGTGCCAATCCGACATAAATCTGAAATGAATCGAAGCAGGTGCGCTATCCACTCGCCCCTCCGGGGAGGGATCACGGGGGCTGACATCACCTAATAACGGGCTCTCGTTGGCCTGCACGCTTGGTTTCGCCTTGATGCTTCGATGCAACGACGCCAAAAATTGCTTCTCCGCATGACGTGCCTTGGGACGTTTTCGTCGAGCATgttttcgtcatcgtcgagatTACAAGCCGAGACCAGGCGAGCGGAGGCCAACGCCAACAGCTTCATTAGTGTTGGCGCCGAGGCTAACCTTTCGTTTGGCCAGCAATATCGAAGACTCCGGTCCGGCAAGCTTTCATCATTATCGAGATATTCAATCACCGGAGATGCTACCGAAGAGACACGGCTAAGGTCGTCAAATACATGCTCAGCATATTGGTTTTCCGGACGGCTCACAGCATGCATGGTCACAGCTGTGCAGAGATTTTTAAGATGCCTTTTGTGACCTCTCCGGTTCTGGGGTTAATGGGAGGGCAGCTGATGGACTATGAAGCTTTGATCTCCGTCCCTCTCCAGTGCTCTAGTGCGCCTGTGATGATCTAATTACTCTAACGATATCGTCCGAATCTTTCGGATTTGCCGCTTACCTTCCAAGAGGAGGAACGGCGCTGAGAAGATCAAATTATCTGGGTCCCCAGGCAGCGATTCTCTGCTAAATTGGATTTATCGtgtaatgaaaagaaaacttgCTTCAACACTTGAAAAGCTATGAAGAGCCTTTTGTAGGGACAAAAAGGATTATTGAGATTTGTTAGTTTACTAAATTGCACAATTTGCAAAAGAGtttaattagattttattCCAAATTTGAATGCTCATCATTGTTGCTATGATAAATTGTTTCAATGGTTGCTATGTTACTATGTAGTTTTAAAATCTTCCGGATCATTCAACTTCTAAAGATTTTGCAAATCTTTTTAGTTGTAGCATGGCCACCATAAACAATGAGGTAAAAGACAGGCTAATACTCTACATTTGCAATTTTATACAAACTGTTATTGTATTGAGCTCAATTCAAATGCCGCCTGTCACGAAACTGCGcatgaaataaatgaaattttgaaaCTAACAGCACCTTAAATCAGAAGAAGCGTTCCCCAACAGAGCATACCGGGAAGCTAAACACTTTCAATAACAATTCAAAATAATGCCCCACGTCGCTTTATGCGTTCACAACGAGTACATTTATAGTCGTCTCATCATATTTCACGCCATGCGCACGCCATGAAGCTTCTTTTATGCCGATGAAACTCCATTTCCATTGCTGCTACGAATTGCAAGCGTGCAACCGAAGGCAATAAAAGCGACACAAGCCGCGACGCACAGGATTCAGCGGGATGTATGACAAAGGACATGTTTTGCCCTTCTGCGAATCGCACACATTGTCCCCGTTTCTCTGTCAGCTCAAGATGTCAAATACTATGAATActctttccatttcaaatCCCGTTGACATGGGCCCGCTCTTCAGAAGAAGCGGAGAGCGACGGTGTCAGAAGATAGGGAATGAAGAAGCTACGATCAATATCTCCGTAGCCACGTGTCACACTGAATCTGTAAGACCATTAGCCTGTCACCGGCCTCAGCATTCAGTAAGATATGCGCGAAGGTCAAAACCGTATGTTTAACCGGCAACGTCTAGAGAAACACTTCGCATCGTCCCACAAGCCTATCAATACAaacggaagagaaggaggttcGAAGAATTCCAAACATATCTTTCGCCGTGCCAAGAGAGTctgtgacgatgacgatgaagccACAGTTGTGGGCCAGTGCCTGCCAGGCCTGCCAAGTGATATCTTGTTTACTATTTACTGCTCTACTGATGCTGCGGCTGACGCGTTGAATCAACATAAGAATCTCAGCCTCTTCGACACACCCCGATGCACTGTACCGATACCGTACGTGCTATAGTGCGGTTAGAGTGTGCTCCGGTATGCTTCACGGGCAGACGCATGTTTTCCCGGAAAACTGACAACCTGCCTGGCCGGGCGCTGTTTGACGTTGGAGtgccacaacacacagcaaacacaGGGCGTCCATCATATCTTTTCGCAGCTCATAGCCATAATCGTTAGCAGCAAACATTCACACATACGGAGGAGGGCACGGTTTAGCAAAATAATCTATTAAATTTACACATCGCTCTCATTCTCACTCCCTCTAGTTCCTCCCTTCTACTCTACGTTTTTTGTGCCTCGAAAGCAATCATGCTAATCGCTCAAGATCGCAGTAATCGGCCAGTAAACACTGGAGCAAACGCCAAACAAACCATGGCTTGCTGCGGTGCAATTCGGAATACTTAAGTGGGCAGCCGGCAATGGCAACAGCTGAgcgagatggtgatggtaatgatggcgatgatgatgatgcggttgtCGGGATGATGCGAATTATTCACGGGTGATTACGGTGTAGCCGGTGGAAGGCGATGTAAAACATCCCCACGAGCccaattaattaaaaaccaatcGATTAAGAATGCCGGCGAGCGTTTTGCGGAGCGCTCGATAGCATTCTTCACTAGATCGGACCCATTGCCGGGCCATTAAAATTGATCGTTCGGTAATCATCAAATATTTGCCATTAAATCCCTCGGGTTTTCGGTGATTGGCCTCTTCGTCACGATTTGTCCTTTATTGAAACACTTGCCCCCATCCCGGAGAGGAGTTTTCGGTTTACCAGATATCGGTTACTGGCGCTGTTTCCCAATCGGCTTGGCAGGCAAACAAATTAGCGGCAACTGACACGCCTTCCCAATCGAGTCCCTCTGGCTTGGTCAGAACATTCGTAACCCCATCGTCGGGCGGTATCGGCTGCTGTCATCTGACGAGAAAGCTGCCATGAACCGCAACAGCACCGCGATGTGGTTCCATCCCTGGATAAGACGGAGTTTTCACAACAAAACCCGCGACCGCAAGCTTCGCCAGCCGGCGAGAACCTGCTCCTTGGCATCGAGCTCCCTGTAGCCCGATAGCCGGCACTTGGGAACACACATTTACACCTGAACCAGCGCCGACAGCGCAAAGGAACTGGACAACTTTAAAGCTTTCGCTCGTTGCCTTGCATTAACCGGCGCCATACGGTATATTCAGTTTCTGGGGACGGAATTACCAAGTCAGAATTTGAACTGGAATTCCCCGGAAGTTCAACACTCCTTTAAAACCGGATAATGGATTCCACAAAACGGCTGCGCAAGGTCACACGATATTCCGTTGCGAAATAGTTGGCCAGAACGaacttttgattgatttcacgCTCAGGAAATAGTATgaatcattaatcatttccTAGAACACCATTCAGACACACCATCTTGCCTGTCCCAAGAAACACATAATTATTCTCATtattcttctttcctttcttatTCCAGAGAACTCcgcgaagagcgaagaaagaggattactgctgctcctgaaaCCGAGACAACCGGCTATTGTCTCCTGCACGAGAGAACTTTGGACTTTAATCCGCATCACGAACCCGGCCAGCGGATGTGTTTCGCTCGTGAGGCCACGACGACATTGTCGTGCGTCGTGGCCCTCTGTCAGCTACGACAATGGGCTACGAAGTGCGTAGGGTGTTaaacgtcaacagcagcagcagcagcagcaacagcagcaacaacaacagcaaagttCAAAATACTAGCACCAGTATGGCAACCGTGCGCTGGTACGCTGGTTCTGCTGGTGGACCGTTCGACGGTacaatgacgacaacgacgacgacgacctcgcCGGGAGATCCGCTCCTGGCAATCATGGTAGGCAATGGTACGGATCCAATGGACGACGAGCTAATGCTGGACGGTGGTTGTCCGAAACCCGATGATACCCTCTACCCCAGCATGATTGGCATCGATCTGGCGGTACCACAATGGGAAGCCATCGGCACCGCACTTATCCtcacgctcatcatcatcatcacgatcgtcGGCAACATACTGGTGATACTGAGCGTATTCACCTACAAACCACTGCGGATCGTGCAGAACTTCTTCATCGTATCACTGGCGGTAGCGGATCTGACGGTCGCCATCTTGGTGTTACCCCTGAACGTCGCCTACTCGCTGCTCGGTCGCTGGGAGTTTGGAATTCACGTGTGCAAAATGTGGCTCACCTCGGATGTGCTGTGCTGTACGGCGTCCATCTTGAATCTCTGTGCGATCGCCCTGGATCGCTACTGGGCCATTACCGATCCGATCAACTACGCCCAGAAGCGTACACTGGAGCGCGTGCTGGCGTTGATAGCGGGCGTCTGGGTGCTGTCGCTGCTCATCAGCTCACCACCGCTGATCGGCTGGAATGACTGGCCGGACGAGTTCTCGAGCGAGTTCCCGTGTCAATTAACGAGCAACCAGGGTTACGTCATCTACTCGTCGCTCGGTTCCTTCTTCATCCCGCTCGCCATCATGACCATCGTGTACATCGAAATCTACATCGCGACCCGGCGCCGGTTACGGGAGCGAGCGCAAGCCTCCAAGATAAACACGCTGGCATCGCGCAGTATCGGTATGGTgacgaccggtgccggtgccggtaacgCTGGTGCCAGTGTCACTGCCGATAAGGACAGcaagcatcaacatcatcaccatcatcatcagcagcagcagcatgcacatcatcagcatcatccgcaGGCAGACCAGGAGTCGATCAGCAGTGAAACGAACAACCACAACGAACACACCTCGGTtggtccaccaccgaccgacggttgcATCGAGACGATGGCCAACCGGAGCAAAAGCCGAAGTAAAGTCAGCCGTTTCGGGGCGTACGTTGGACGCGCGCTtgggcgtggtggtggtggtggcggtggccgaggTAGAaccggtagcagtagcagtagcagcggtaacaacaacaacagcagcaacagcaaccgcaagCATCGGAAGCAGATCGGTGATACgcagagtggtggtggtggttgtggtggcacCGGTATCGCCGCCGACGCCTccgccgctgccggtggtcgACTACTGACGATGCATCCTCACGAGGAAGACTCGGTGACGGACAATCCGGACAATTCGGGTTCGGGTGAAAGTGCCAAGATCCTCGTCGagccacaccagcagccggcGGCCGATGAGCAGACGCCTGGGGCACCAGCAACAATGGCCTCCAACTGTGATACTCCAGCAGCCGGATCGGATCTGGAAGCGGGGCCAGCGGTGACCGCGGCtaagaacggaacgaacgctCGCACCGTGGTCGTTGGGTTCGCCGAATCGACGACCGAGCTGGGCCCGGGGGCAGCTTCAACCACGGACcgtgaccgggaccgggaccgtgaccgggaccgggaccgtgaCCGGGATCGGAACCGGGGGCCCCGGGCCGTCGGTCGATTGAAACAATCGTTCCGGAAGCCGGGCGGCATTAATCAGTTTAtcgaggagaagcagaagatttCGCTATCGAAGGAGCGGCGGGCGGCCCGGACGCTCGGCATCATCATGGGCGTGTTCGTCGTCTGCTGGTTGCCCTTCTTCCTCATGTACGTCATCCTGCCCTTCTGTCCCAGCTGCTGTCCCACCAATAAGTTAATTAACTTTATCACTTGGCTGGGCTACATCAACTCGGCGCTCAACCCGATTATTTATACAATATTCAATTTAGACTACCGGCGGGCGTTCAAGCGCCTGCTCGGCATCAAACAGTGATCAGGCCATCGGTTCGCACAGACCCGTCGTCCCCTCGTCGGTGTGGTTTCCTCCCACCttcttccgttccattccgtttcgttccattgGCCGCGAAAATTTGCTGCAACCAAGTGACACCCAAAACGTGTCCACTTCAGCGTCCATTAGCTGCACCATCATGGCACGGCGTATGCGgctagagggagagagggaaagacgAAGATAGCGAGGGAAGAaagcattttaaaaatatctcaccGGATGGATCTCCGGGGGCTAGAGGGAGTGGTGAGTGCAACCATTATGGCCAACGTCTCGTTATCGAGAGCTCAGAGCTGGTCACGCTTATCAAGAGGATCAGCTGACGTCCATTTTCTACGATCCGTTGCTTCGTTATCCGATATTGATTTCATGCTTTGTGCAAGGTGTATTCACCCTGAAATCGTGCTCGCGAATCgtgagctaccaggcgcctccatcaccaggcgtctccatcgaaacacatttttttgtctttttcatCGGAGAAAATTATGAATTGCCAGCAGGCtaagcagcatccagcattcCATGTTTTAATCCGATGTTGAaccgctctctatctctctgcttGCTATGCCATTCAATCGGCGTGTTAGCATCAAGCATCAAGTCCCACAACGTCGCTCGATTGCTCTTGTTTTGTGCGCCCCCCCTCCTCCGTAAACAATGGAGGGTTGGCCCATTGATGGCCATTCGTGCCCATCTTATCTTTGATCGTTCCTGCGAAAGAGTAAGACAAGCGAGGGGAGCACGATGGAGGCCATTTCGGTGCTTGAGCACCCAACACAAGTGAGCAATTTTCTGGCTCTTCCGGCTcacaccgttccgttcgttcgctctgaACCATAACTCTATATCCGTCGCCGGTATTGTCCCAGGGAGTGTTTTTCGTCGGGACCCTAGGATCTTACAAGCTGTTCTTGTCTTTGTTTCACACACTTCATGGTCCACCGCGCCCCTCTCGGTGCCCGGTGGACAATCAAAGCAATATCAACGGTAAACCCCCAATGCGGTTCCGGTTCGTGGTGGTTGCTCCCCTTATAAGGAGAGTGTTTCCGGTTTGAGAAGGACGGTAGCTACTGAGATACCATCTCTCGAGACTGGAACgtacaacaataacaaaccaCTTTGAACGCTGACTATTGCGTATTGTGGCCAGCAAGACAAGCACTTGTCCTGATGTTGATGACAATTTCATGCGGCCGCGCGACGTTGTCAAGGCGCAACAAATCACGGCCAACAAGCAGCCCAACGATGGGCGGTGTCAGGGAAAAGCATCGTACCCGGTTCGTCCCTTAGGGACCTACCTG
The sequence above is a segment of the Anopheles darlingi chromosome 2, idAnoDarlMG_H_01, whole genome shotgun sequence genome. Coding sequences within it:
- the LOC125952139 gene encoding LOW QUALITY PROTEIN: tyramine receptor 1 (The sequence of the model RefSeq protein was modified relative to this genomic sequence to represent the inferred CDS: deleted 3 bases in 2 codons); the protein is MATVRWYAGSAGGPFDGTMTTTTTTTSPGDPLLAIMVGNGTDPMDDELMLDGGCPKPDDTLYPSMIGIDLAVPQWEAIGTALILTLIIIITIVGNILVILSVFTYKPLRIVQNFFIVSLAVADLTVAILVLPLNVAYSLLGRWEFGIHVCKMWLTSDVLCCTASILNLCAIALDRYWAITDPINYAQKRTLERVLALIAGVWVLSLLISSPPLIGWNDWPDEFSSEFPCQLTSNQGYVIYSSLGSFFIPLAIMTIVYIEIYIATRRRLRERAQASKINTLASRSIGMVTTGAGAGNAGASVTADKDSKHQHHHHHHQQQQHAHHQHHPQADQESISSETNNHNEHTSVGPPPTDGCIETMANRSKSRSKVSRFGAYVGRALGRGGGGGGGRGRTGSSSSSSGNNNNSSNSNRKHRKQIGDTQSGGGGCGGTGIAADASAAAGGRLLTMHPHEEDSVTDNPDNSGSGESAKILVEPHQQPAADEQTPGAPATMASNCDTPAAGSDLEAGPAVTAAKNGTNARTVVVGFAESTTELGPGAASTTDRDGTGTVTGTGTVTGIGTGGPGPSRLKQSFRKPGGINQFIEEKQKISLSKERRAARTLGIIMGVFVVCWLPFFLMYVILPFCPSCCPTNKLINFITWLGYINSALNPIIYTIFNLDYRRAFKRLLGIKQ